From Chitinophagaceae bacterium, the proteins below share one genomic window:
- a CDS encoding 2-oxoacid:ferredoxin oxidoreductase subunit beta, whose translation MSDTATTAAPLTSKDFVTDQEVRWCPGCGDYSILAQVQKVMPTLGIPRENIVIVSGIGCSSRFPYYMNTYGMHSIHGRATAVASGLKAARPELSVWIVTGDGDGLSIGGNHTIHLLRRNFDVNVLLFNNQIYGLTKGQYSPTSEEHKITKSTPFGSIDHPFNPLALAMGADASFIARTMDRDPKHLQAMLIRSQEHRGASFLEIYQNCNIFNDGAFEIFTEKKTKPDEVLFLEQGKPLIFGATQNKGIKLDGFKPVIVDLAAGASTDDLWVHDEKDFYKAQILIRMFDDPRLEGHLPRPFGVFYETERACYEDSMTMQIDEVIAKRGKGDLDKLLRGSETWVIN comes from the coding sequence ATGAGTGATACAGCAACAACAGCCGCCCCGCTTACTTCAAAAGACTTTGTAACCGACCAGGAGGTACGCTGGTGCCCTGGTTGCGGAGATTATTCCATTTTGGCACAAGTGCAGAAAGTGATGCCAACGCTGGGTATTCCAAGAGAGAACATTGTGATCGTTTCCGGTATTGGCTGCAGCAGCCGCTTTCCCTATTATATGAATACCTATGGCATGCACAGCATCCATGGCAGGGCAACAGCGGTAGCCAGCGGATTAAAGGCGGCAAGACCCGAACTGAGTGTATGGATCGTTACCGGGGATGGGGACGGACTGAGCATTGGCGGCAACCATACCATTCACCTGCTGCGCAGGAATTTTGATGTGAATGTGCTGCTGTTCAACAACCAGATCTATGGTCTGACGAAGGGACAATACTCTCCAACTTCGGAGGAGCATAAAATAACCAAATCAACCCCGTTCGGAAGTATCGATCACCCTTTCAATCCACTGGCTTTGGCCATGGGCGCCGATGCAAGTTTCATTGCCCGTACCATGGACAGGGATCCGAAACACCTGCAGGCCATGCTGATCCGTTCACAGGAACACCGGGGCGCTTCTTTTCTGGAGATATACCAGAACTGCAACATCTTCAACGATGGCGCTTTTGAGATCTTTACCGAGAAAAAGACCAAGCCGGATGAAGTACTGTTCCTGGAACAGGGCAAACCATTGATATTCGGCGCCACCCAAAACAAGGGGATCAAATTAGACGGGTTTAAACCCGTGATCGTTGACCTGGCTGCAGGCGCAAGTACCGACGACCTTTGGGTGCATGATGAAAAAGATTTTTATAAGGCACAGATACTGATCCGCATGTTTGATGACCCGAGACTGGAAGGACACCTGCCAAGACCATTCGGGGTGTTCTATGAAACCGAAAGGGCCTGCTACGAAGACAGCATGACCATGCAGATAGATGAAGTGATCGCCAAAAGAGGAAAGGGAGACCTGGATAAATTATTAAGAGGCAGTGAGACCTGGGTGATCAATTAG
- a CDS encoding carboxymuconolactone decarboxylase family protein yields the protein MGNLVKEFNDYRTKMNEVILSKENLVIKRLWNLDTNTYAAGALDVKTKELLGLVASMVLRCDDCIKYHLGKSHELGVSTGEMYEVFAVANIVGGTIVIPHTRRAAEYWEELLNNEQGTRNAE from the coding sequence ATGGGCAACTTAGTAAAAGAATTCAACGACTACCGCACCAAAATGAACGAGGTCATCTTAAGCAAGGAAAACCTGGTGATAAAGCGGTTGTGGAACCTGGATACAAACACCTATGCCGCCGGGGCGCTGGATGTAAAGACAAAGGAACTGCTGGGCCTGGTGGCCAGTATGGTGCTGCGCTGCGATGACTGCATAAAGTACCATTTGGGAAAATCGCATGAGCTGGGGGTTAGCACCGGAGAAATGTACGAAGTTTTTGCCGTGGCGAATATTGTGGGGGGAACGATCGTGATCCCGCATACGAGGCGGGCAGCGGAATACTGGGAGGAACTTTTGAATAATGAACAAGGAACAAGGAATGCCGAATGA
- a CDS encoding DASS family sodium-coupled anion symporter: MKEFFRKYKKEAALVTGLLLCLFFFFVNPLGLDLKAKLVLSIAVLMISWWVLDAMPLAVVALLPLVLYPLLSINSIKETSRSYSDSIIYLFMGGFFLGMAIEKWNLHKRIALSIIKFTGTNGNNIILGFILATGFLSMWLSNTATTMMMYPIGASVIHVISKHADPNANIKNFSLTLMLSLAYASNFGGIATIIGTPPNVAYIRHLNEHYKHGIDFANWMMLCMPLAVILLLVLYLVMVKWLYPNHLAHSLEGRNFIHAELKEMGKFSRQEKRVLIVFCSTAFLWISKDLINASQKLFQLDDSIIAMTGAISLFMVPSGRTKEDPDERLLEWSDTRNMAWGILLLFGGGIALAKSLEDAKLMQSLGQYIAGFATDNILVLIFVVTLISVFLSEVMSNIAQVIVMAPVISAVADALQINPLLLGIPMTLGASCASMMPMGTPPNAIVFASGHIKLNQMLKTGFVLNIICVILITLFSWLLLPLIVPGF; this comes from the coding sequence ATGAAGGAATTTTTCAGAAAATATAAAAAGGAAGCAGCCCTGGTCACGGGTCTGTTACTCTGCCTGTTCTTCTTTTTTGTAAACCCGCTGGGCCTCGACCTTAAGGCAAAGCTGGTATTGTCCATTGCCGTACTGATGATAAGCTGGTGGGTGCTGGATGCCATGCCGCTGGCGGTGGTGGCCCTGCTGCCCCTGGTCTTATACCCCCTGCTCAGTATCAATTCCATTAAAGAGACGTCCAGATCCTATTCCGATTCCATCATCTACCTTTTTATGGGCGGCTTCTTCCTGGGTATGGCCATCGAGAAATGGAACCTGCACAAACGCATCGCCCTCAGCATCATAAAATTCACCGGAACGAACGGCAATAATATCATACTTGGCTTTATCCTGGCAACAGGTTTTTTAAGCATGTGGCTGAGCAATACCGCCACCACCATGATGATGTATCCCATCGGGGCATCGGTCATTCATGTCATCAGCAAACATGCCGACCCCAATGCCAATATCAAAAACTTTTCACTCACGCTGATGCTGTCGCTTGCCTATGCCAGCAATTTCGGCGGCATAGCCACCATCATTGGTACGCCGCCCAACGTGGCCTATATACGGCACCTGAATGAACACTACAAACACGGGATCGACTTTGCCAACTGGATGATGCTGTGCATGCCCCTGGCGGTCATTTTATTACTGGTGCTTTACCTCGTTATGGTGAAATGGCTGTATCCCAATCATCTTGCCCACAGCCTGGAAGGCAGGAATTTCATACATGCCGAGCTGAAAGAAATGGGTAAGTTTTCCCGCCAGGAAAAAAGGGTGCTGATCGTTTTTTGCAGCACGGCATTTTTATGGATCAGCAAGGACCTCATCAATGCTTCGCAGAAATTATTCCAGTTAGATGACAGCATCATTGCCATGACCGGTGCCATCAGCCTGTTCATGGTGCCAAGCGGCAGAACCAAAGAAGATCCGGATGAACGCCTGCTGGAATGGAGTGATACCCGGAACATGGCCTGGGGCATCCTGCTATTGTTTGGCGGCGGCATTGCCCTGGCCAAATCCCTGGAAGATGCGAAGCTGATGCAAAGCCTCGGGCAATACATTGCCGGCTTTGCCACAGACAATATACTGGTGCTGATCTTTGTGGTGACCCTTATCTCCGTTTTCTTGAGTGAAGTGATGAGCAATATTGCCCAGGTGATTGTGATGGCGCCTGTAATTTCTGCCGTGGCGGATGCATTACAGATCAATCCGCTGCTGCTGGGTATACCCATGACACTGGGAGCCAGCTGTGCCAGCATGATGCCCATGGGTACGCCACCCAATGCCATCGTATTTGCCAGCGGTCATATCAAACTGAACCAGATGCTTAAGACCGGGTTTGTGCTGAATATCATTTGTGTTATACTCATTACATTGTTCAGCTGGTTATTACTTCCGTTAATAGTGCCTGGATTTTAA
- a CDS encoding transposase translates to MSGDRYPITDQNACYFLTMTVVSWVDVFIRPVYKQIIADSLNFCVENKGLTIFAWCLMTNHLHLIAEAKEGAKLSHIARDFKKFTARSLLRAIESEPESRRDWMLYRFEFAGKYLRTVEKYHFWQDGNHAVYLDPHKPEMMRQRLNYVHENPVRAGIVEEAKDYLYSSARDYCGKKGLVRIELL, encoded by the coding sequence ATGTCCGGCGACCGATACCCGATCACCGATCAAAATGCCTGCTATTTTTTAACAATGACCGTTGTCAGTTGGGTGGATGTTTTTATCCGCCCCGTTTATAAACAGATCATAGCTGATTCGTTGAATTTCTGCGTGGAAAATAAAGGACTTACCATTTTCGCCTGGTGTTTAATGACCAACCACCTTCACCTTATAGCAGAAGCAAAAGAAGGAGCAAAGCTTTCACATATCGCCCGTGACTTTAAGAAATTCACTGCCCGTTCATTATTGAGGGCAATTGAATCTGAGCCGGAAAGCCGCCGTGACTGGATGCTTTATCGTTTTGAATTTGCCGGAAAGTACCTGAGAACGGTGGAGAAGTACCATTTCTGGCAGGATGGGAATCACGCTGTTTACCTTGACCCACACAAACCGGAGATGATGCGGCAGCGGCTGAATTATGTGCATGAAAATCCGGTGAGGGCAGGAATTGTTGAAGAAGCAAAAGACTATCTTTATAGTTCAGCAAGGGATTATTGCGGAAAAAAGGGATTGGTAAGAATTGAATTATTGTGA
- a CDS encoding four helix bundle protein has product MERKFDLDERLINFAGMIIDISEVLPKSLAGNHIAGQLVRSGTAPALNYGEARSAESRSDFIHKMKIAAKELRETYNCLRIIRKRKWYAEEKLVPVLDENNQLISIFVKSIETAKGNNVAKKDDTAG; this is encoded by the coding sequence ATGGAAAGGAAATTTGACCTTGATGAACGCCTTATCAACTTTGCAGGCATGATCATTGATATTTCTGAAGTACTTCCTAAAAGCCTGGCGGGTAACCATATCGCTGGCCAATTGGTAAGAAGCGGGACAGCCCCGGCTTTAAATTATGGAGAGGCCCGGAGTGCGGAATCAAGAAGCGATTTTATTCATAAAATGAAAATAGCAGCTAAGGAATTAAGGGAAACATATAATTGCCTCCGGATAATCAGGAAGCGGAAATGGTATGCAGAAGAGAAGCTGGTGCCTGTCCTGGACGAAAACAACCAGCTAATATCCATTTTTGTAAAAAGTATAGAAACTGCCAAAGGGAATAATGTAGCCAAAAAGGATGATACCGCCGGATAA
- a CDS encoding aspartate-semialdehyde dehydrogenase, translated as MKVAVVGATGLVGTKMLQVLAERNFPVDELIPVASEKSIGKEVTFKNKQYKIVSADDAIAAKPNVAIFSAGGSTSLELAPKFAAAGITVIDNSSAWRMDPSRKLVVPEVNAAVLTNEDKIIANPNCSTIQMVVVLKPLHEKYKIKRVVVSTYQSVTGTGVKAVTQLMNERKGIEGEMAYKYPIDLNAIPHIDVFLDNGYTKEEMKMVNETKKIIGDDSIRVTATCVRIPTMGGHSESVNIEFENDFDLDEVRDILSKAPGVVVKDDVANFIYPMPLTAFDKDDTFVGRIRRDETQPKTLNCWIVSDNLRKGAATNAVQIAEYLLKKNML; from the coding sequence ATGAAAGTTGCTGTTGTTGGCGCCACCGGCCTGGTAGGAACTAAAATGCTTCAGGTGCTGGCCGAAAGGAATTTCCCCGTTGATGAGCTGATCCCTGTTGCTTCTGAAAAGAGCATCGGTAAAGAAGTGACCTTTAAGAATAAACAATATAAGATCGTGAGCGCCGATGATGCCATTGCAGCCAAACCCAATGTGGCCATTTTTTCTGCCGGCGGAAGCACTTCCCTGGAACTGGCACCAAAATTTGCTGCAGCCGGAATTACCGTGATCGATAATTCCAGCGCCTGGCGCATGGACCCGTCCAGGAAACTGGTGGTACCGGAAGTAAATGCTGCTGTGCTGACCAATGAAGACAAGATCATAGCCAACCCGAACTGCTCTACCATACAGATGGTGGTGGTGCTTAAACCGCTTCATGAAAAATATAAAATAAAGAGGGTGGTGGTAAGCACGTACCAGAGTGTAACGGGTACCGGTGTAAAAGCGGTAACACAGCTGATGAATGAACGCAAAGGCATTGAAGGTGAAATGGCCTATAAATACCCCATCGACCTGAATGCGATACCGCATATTGATGTGTTCCTGGACAATGGTTACACCAAGGAAGAAATGAAGATGGTAAATGAGACGAAAAAGATCATTGGGGATGACAGCATCCGGGTTACCGCCACCTGCGTACGCATTCCTACCATGGGCGGGCACAGCGAAAGCGTGAACATAGAATTTGAGAATGATTTTGACCTGGATGAAGTGAGGGATATCCTTTCAAAAGCGCCCGGTGTTGTGGTAAAGGATGATGTGGCCAATTTCATTTACCCCATGCCCCTGACTGCATTTGACAAGGACGACACGTTTGTGGGCCGGATAAGAAGGGATGAAACACAACCCAAAACACTCAATTGCTGGATCGTGAGTGATAACCTCCGAAAGGGCGCTGCCACCAATGCGGTGCAGATCGCAGAGTATTTGCTGAAAAAAAATATGTTGTAA
- a CDS encoding N-acetylmuramoyl-L-alanine amidase: MKFLLTMISVLAAINGFAQSEKPFIKLVEPTNEQNNVKTSRQFVVGSTCKSCGLSINDQPVKVYPTGAFAYELNLKPGDTAFNLVAFFPPDRTTVKRITYTYTLPPPPDTVKTLEIASIETFPEGNLFVQAGDRIKFRVKALTGCKVMANQHVQLWEMPNNKMPGIYQGEYLVKETDSFLVSKIPVSITDSTGKTVTKETKTWVSMFGPMAPDVAVTKGRLAYLLFGLGDDRLGGAKIGYLDSNVLLKIVGKVGTKYKVRLSKYRTAFIDEDAVEFLPKGSFTPESLTGRWTVYGDSSFDYVQLGLSARLPYQSFQLVDPSKIVVDVFGATNNTNWITQLENTKEIKNVSYEQIEDEIFRITIELKHAQHWGHSIYYRGNILVIKIKRQPTGLALNDLTIAVDAGHGGTNSGAGGPTGSSEKMLTLAVALKLQKTLEAAGAKVIMTRTTEKFVDNKERILFYRDSMPDLLISIHLNSAADPIRVTGTSTFYRYAGFRSLSNFIYKRMLELELKEHGNNSSFNFMLNSPTEYPNALVETLFISNPEDEMKILDERFQQQIADKILLGVKDFLENCKKDK, translated from the coding sequence ATGAAATTCCTGCTGACAATGATATCTGTTTTGGCTGCCATAAATGGTTTTGCACAGTCCGAAAAACCGTTCATAAAGCTGGTGGAGCCAACCAACGAGCAGAACAACGTAAAGACCTCCCGCCAGTTTGTGGTGGGCAGCACCTGCAAAAGCTGCGGACTGAGCATCAACGACCAGCCGGTAAAAGTTTACCCCACCGGCGCCTTTGCCTATGAGCTGAACCTGAAACCCGGCGATACCGCCTTTAACCTGGTTGCTTTCTTTCCGCCCGACAGGACCACGGTTAAAAGAATAACCTACACCTATACATTGCCGCCCCCACCCGATACGGTCAAAACACTGGAGATCGCCAGCATTGAAACATTTCCCGAAGGAAATTTATTTGTACAGGCGGGAGACCGGATAAAATTCAGGGTGAAGGCACTCACCGGCTGTAAAGTGATGGCTAACCAGCATGTTCAGTTATGGGAAATGCCCAACAATAAAATGCCCGGCATATACCAGGGCGAGTACCTGGTAAAAGAAACAGACAGTTTCCTGGTTTCAAAAATTCCGGTCAGCATTACCGATTCAACCGGCAAAACAGTTACAAAAGAAACAAAGACCTGGGTGAGCATGTTTGGCCCGATGGCGCCGGATGTTGCAGTCACCAAAGGACGACTTGCTTATTTATTATTCGGACTGGGTGATGACCGGCTGGGCGGCGCCAAGATCGGTTACCTCGATTCGAACGTGCTGCTGAAGATCGTGGGTAAGGTTGGAACCAAATACAAAGTACGCCTGTCGAAATACCGTACCGCTTTTATTGATGAGGATGCGGTTGAGTTCCTGCCCAAGGGAAGTTTTACGCCCGAATCACTTACCGGCAGGTGGACCGTGTACGGCGACAGCAGTTTTGATTATGTGCAACTGGGCCTGTCTGCACGGTTGCCTTACCAGAGTTTTCAACTCGTTGATCCCTCGAAGATCGTGGTGGATGTTTTTGGCGCCACCAATAATACCAACTGGATAACGCAACTGGAGAATACAAAAGAGATAAAGAATGTTTCGTACGAACAGATCGAAGACGAGATCTTCCGCATTACCATTGAACTGAAACATGCACAGCACTGGGGGCACAGCATTTATTACCGGGGCAATATCCTGGTGATAAAGATAAAACGGCAGCCAACCGGTTTGGCACTGAATGATCTGACCATTGCCGTGGATGCCGGGCATGGCGGAACCAACAGCGGTGCAGGCGGCCCAACAGGCTCTTCAGAAAAAATGCTCACGCTGGCCGTTGCATTGAAACTGCAGAAAACACTGGAAGCGGCGGGCGCTAAAGTGATCATGACAAGAACGACAGAGAAATTTGTTGACAACAAAGAACGCATTTTATTTTACCGCGACAGCATGCCCGACCTGCTCATCAGCATTCACCTGAATTCTGCTGCCGATCCCATCCGGGTTACGGGCACCAGCACGTTCTACCGCTACGCCGGATTCCGCAGCCTGAGCAATTTCATCTACAAACGCATGCTGGAACTTGAGCTGAAAGAACACGGCAATAACAGCAGTTTCAATTTCATGCTCAACAGTCCTACCGAGTATCCCAATGCACTGGTGGAAACGCTCTTCATCAGCAATCCCGAAGATGAGATGAAGATCCTGGATGAAAGATTCCAGCAGCAGATAGCGGATAAGATACTCCTTGGGGTAAAGGATTTCCTGGAGAACTGCAAAAAAGATAAGTGA
- a CDS encoding lamin tail domain-containing protein — translation MSKPVLILFFAALLTGSSTGQVANRYDIVIDELMADPAPVTGLPNNEWIELRNTSLSAINLSGWRIGDAGGQSGPMPSYNLMPDSFVIVCTAGAVAAMSAYGPVISVSGFPSLDNTGDLIYLRSVQNLVIHSVSYTDGWYRNELKKDGGWTLEMIDSKNPCSGFGNWKASVDIKGGTPGKKNSVDGVNKDITAPRLLRAFTTDSMNIVLVFDEPLDSLKAATTANYHISDGIGTPQSAITIAPVFDKVNLRLNAPLSRNKIYTVTVSAVPDCMNNIIGAENTARVGLNEMAGSLDVVINEVLFNPAAGGTDYVEVYNRSNRIIDLKQLYIANRSSAGVISNIKQLSTDNYLLFPQDFMVLTEDPEIVKRDFITFNMNAFATIPSMPSYNDDNGDVIILNAQGAIVDELSYDEKWHFKLMDNREGVALERIDHNAATQNPDNWHSAATSVGYGTPTYKNSQYRIDLQVQGEITVTPEIISPDNDGMDDFATIDYLFPSAGYVANITIFDAAGRMVRPLQRNALCGIKGNYRWDGLGEKNQRLPTGIYVIYTEIFNLEGKKNHFKNIIVVARKNN, via the coding sequence ATGAGTAAACCGGTTTTGATCTTATTCTTTGCAGCACTGCTCACCGGCAGCAGTACCGGGCAGGTTGCCAACCGCTACGACATCGTGATAGATGAATTAATGGCCGATCCCGCTCCTGTTACCGGTTTACCCAATAACGAATGGATCGAATTGCGCAATACTTCTTTATCAGCCATTAATTTATCCGGCTGGAGGATCGGGGATGCAGGCGGTCAAAGCGGGCCGATGCCTTCTTATAATTTAATGCCTGATAGTTTTGTCATTGTCTGCACGGCAGGTGCTGTTGCTGCCATGAGTGCATACGGGCCGGTCATTTCTGTCAGCGGCTTCCCCTCACTGGATAATACCGGCGACCTGATCTATTTACGCAGTGTGCAGAACCTGGTCATCCATTCGGTCAGTTATACCGATGGATGGTACCGCAATGAACTCAAAAAAGACGGTGGCTGGACGCTGGAAATGATCGACAGCAAAAATCCCTGCAGCGGCTTTGGCAACTGGAAAGCAAGCGTTGATATAAAAGGTGGAACGCCCGGGAAAAAGAATTCAGTGGATGGAGTCAATAAAGATATAACAGCGCCCCGGCTGTTGCGGGCCTTTACAACAGACAGTATGAATATTGTATTGGTATTTGATGAACCCCTGGACAGTTTAAAGGCTGCAACAACCGCTAATTACCATATCAGTGATGGTATTGGCACACCTCAATCAGCAATTACAATTGCGCCGGTTTTTGATAAAGTGAATTTGCGGTTAAATGCGCCACTCAGCCGTAATAAAATATATACGGTTACTGTATCGGCTGTTCCTGATTGCATGAATAATATCATCGGGGCGGAGAATACAGCAAGGGTTGGGTTAAATGAGATGGCCGGCAGCCTGGATGTTGTTATCAATGAGGTACTTTTCAACCCGGCAGCTGGCGGGACAGATTATGTGGAGGTATACAACCGCAGCAACAGGATCATTGATCTTAAACAGCTATACATTGCCAATCGCAGCAGTGCAGGCGTTATAAGCAATATCAAACAGCTGAGTACTGATAATTATTTACTTTTCCCGCAGGATTTTATGGTGCTGACCGAAGACCCGGAGATCGTGAAGAGAGATTTCATCACATTTAATATGAATGCATTCGCAACCATTCCTTCCATGCCTTCTTATAATGATGATAACGGAGATGTGATCATCCTGAATGCACAGGGAGCTATTGTAGATGAGCTGAGCTATGATGAAAAATGGCATTTCAAACTTATGGATAACCGGGAAGGAGTTGCATTGGAGCGGATAGATCATAATGCAGCCACCCAAAACCCGGATAACTGGCATTCGGCTGCAACCAGCGTGGGATATGGCACACCCACCTATAAGAATTCACAATACCGTATTGACCTGCAGGTGCAGGGAGAAATAACCGTAACGCCGGAGATCATTTCACCGGATAACGACGGCATGGACGATTTTGCAACGATTGATTACCTGTTTCCATCAGCAGGATATGTTGCCAATATTACCATATTTGATGCGGCTGGCAGGATGGTGCGACCCCTTCAACGAAATGCCTTGTGCGGCATAAAGGGAAATTATCGTTGGGATGGATTGGGTGAAAAGAACCAGCGGCTTCCCACCGGTATTTATGTCATTTACACAGAAATATTTAACCTCGAGGGAAAGAAAAATCATTTTAAAAACATTATTGTGGTGGCAAGAAAAAACAACTGA